A single genomic interval of Abyssisolibacter fermentans harbors:
- a CDS encoding alpha/beta fold hydrolase → MKELDLEYKITGKGEQILVIESGIGGAFYDWYALINDIKEYFTIILYNRAGYGNSKVLNQSRTTKNIAKELNWLLDNIGIKDKFILMGHSFGGLCVQQYVKMYPNKIKGVVLVDSTSYNFKQLYNLNIPVMNSLISIDKMVEGNINSSKKSKKELKNQCKNIISGYKKILSENEIVDCEEFLSNPLLYKTMADEFENWEKSSKSIKEMGEFPDIPLKIIARDNKVAEKYWINLNIPIEEAILYENKWRELQVELSKLCSKGELIIAENSDHEVYLDRPDSLVHCLKSLI, encoded by the coding sequence ATGAAAGAATTGGATTTGGAATATAAGATAACTGGAAAAGGAGAGCAAATACTCGTTATAGAATCAGGTATAGGTGGGGCATTTTACGATTGGTATGCTTTGATTAATGATATTAAGGAGTATTTTACTATAATTTTGTATAATAGAGCTGGCTATGGGAATAGCAAAGTTTTAAATCAATCTAGAACTACTAAAAATATTGCTAAAGAACTCAACTGGCTCTTAGATAACATAGGAATTAAGGATAAGTTTATTCTGATGGGACATTCATTTGGTGGGTTGTGTGTACAACAATATGTAAAAATGTATCCTAACAAAATAAAAGGGGTAGTTCTAGTAGATTCAACTTCGTATAACTTTAAACAATTATACAATCTTAATATACCAGTAATGAATTCTCTAATAAGTATTGATAAAATGGTAGAAGGTAATATTAATAGTTCAAAAAAATCAAAGAAAGAACTTAAAAATCAATGTAAAAACATTATATCAGGATATAAAAAGATACTATCTGAAAATGAAATCGTAGATTGTGAAGAATTTTTAAGTAACCCTTTACTTTATAAAACAATGGCTGATGAATTTGAAAATTGGGAAAAAAGCAGTAAAAGCATAAAGGAAATGGGTGAGTTTCCTGATATTCCACTAAAAATAATAGCAAGGGATAATAAAGTAGCAGAAAAATATTGGATTAATCTAAATATTCCAATTGAGGAGGCTATTTTATATGAGAACAAGTGGCGTGAGTTGCAAGTAGAACTATCAAAGTTATGCAGCAAAGGTGAATTAATAATTGCAGAAAATAGTGATCATGAAGTATATTTAGATAGACCTGACAGTTTAGTTCATTGCCTAAAATCATTAATTTAG